The Rhodobacter sp. CZR27 genome includes a window with the following:
- a CDS encoding cbb3-type cytochrome c oxidase subunit 3, whose protein sequence is MDTYSLLRSFADSWMLLVLTLFFVGVVFWAWRPGSRKHHDEAANAIFRHETKPADDDPESSSEEARK, encoded by the coding sequence ATGGATACCTACAGCCTGCTGCGCAGCTTCGCCGACAGCTGGATGCTGCTCGTCCTGACGCTGTTCTTCGTGGGCGTGGTGTTCTGGGCCTGGCGTCCCGGCAGCCGCAAGCATCATGACGAGGCTGCCAACGCGATCTTCCGCCACGAGACGAAACCCGCCGATGACGACCCCGAGTCGTCGTCCGAGGAGGCGAGGAAATGA
- the ccoN gene encoding cytochrome-c oxidase, cbb3-type subunit I, with protein MWDYVKLVALGVIALCAAIAANYARDLAYMVNAVTVMLVAGGLFLWQVRRVGNDVRPQPVLQTEYMDGVIRYGVVATAFWGVVGFLVAVIIAFQLAFPSLNFEWAQGYLNFGRLRPLHTSAVIFAFGGNALIATSFYVVQRTSAARLWGGNLGWFVFWGYNLFIVLAASSYLLGATQSKEYAEPEWYLDLWLTIVWVAYLAAFLGTIIKRKEPHIYVANWFYLSFIVTVAMLHIFNNLSIPVSFFGSKSVQVFSGVQDAMVQWWYGHNAVGFFLTAGFLGMMYYFVPKQAERPVYSYKLSIVHFWALIFLYIWAGPHHLHYTALPDWASTLGMVFSIMLWMPSWGGMINGLMTLSGAWDKLRTDPIIRMMVVSIGFYGMSTFEGPMMSIKAVNSLSHYTDWTIGHVHSGALGWNGMITFGALYFLTPKLWNKERLYSLSLVSWHFWLATIGIVLYASSMWVSGIMEGLMWREVDANGFLVNAFADTVAAKFPMNVVRGLGGVLYLTGALIMCYNLWKTVTTAPARALRPTAVPAE; from the coding sequence ATGTGGGATTATGTTAAGTTGGTCGCGCTAGGCGTGATCGCGCTATGTGCCGCGATCGCCGCCAACTACGCGCGCGACCTTGCATACATGGTGAACGCCGTAACGGTCATGCTGGTGGCTGGCGGCCTTTTCCTCTGGCAGGTGCGCAGGGTGGGGAACGATGTTCGTCCCCAGCCGGTGTTGCAGACCGAGTATATGGACGGGGTCATCCGCTACGGCGTGGTGGCGACCGCCTTCTGGGGTGTCGTCGGCTTCCTGGTGGCCGTCATCATCGCGTTCCAGCTGGCCTTCCCGTCGCTCAACTTCGAATGGGCGCAGGGCTATCTGAACTTCGGGCGCCTGCGTCCGCTGCACACCTCGGCGGTGATCTTCGCCTTCGGCGGCAACGCCCTGATCGCGACGAGCTTCTACGTGGTGCAGCGCACCTCGGCCGCGCGGCTCTGGGGTGGCAACCTCGGCTGGTTCGTGTTCTGGGGCTACAACCTCTTCATCGTGCTGGCCGCCTCGAGCTACCTGCTCGGCGCCACCCAGTCGAAGGAATACGCCGAGCCGGAATGGTACCTCGACCTGTGGCTGACGATCGTCTGGGTCGCCTATCTCGCCGCGTTCCTGGGCACGATCATCAAGCGCAAGGAACCCCACATCTACGTGGCGAACTGGTTCTACCTGAGCTTCATCGTCACCGTGGCGATGCTGCACATCTTCAACAACCTGTCGATCCCCGTCTCGTTCTTCGGCTCGAAGTCCGTCCAGGTCTTCTCGGGCGTGCAGGACGCCATGGTGCAGTGGTGGTATGGCCACAACGCCGTGGGCTTCTTCCTGACAGCCGGCTTCCTCGGCATGATGTACTACTTCGTGCCGAAGCAGGCCGAGCGTCCGGTCTACAGCTACAAGCTGTCGATCGTGCACTTCTGGGCGCTGATCTTCCTCTACATCTGGGCCGGCCCGCACCACCTGCACTACACCGCGCTGCCCGACTGGGCCTCGACGCTCGGCATGGTGTTCTCGATCATGCTGTGGATGCCGTCGTGGGGTGGCATGATCAACGGCCTGATGACGCTCTCGGGCGCCTGGGACAAGCTGCGCACCGACCCGATCATCCGCATGATGGTGGTCTCGATCGGCTTCTACGGCATGTCGACCTTCGAAGGCCCGATGATGTCGATCAAGGCCGTGAACTCGCTCAGCCACTACACCGACTGGACCATCGGTCACGTCCACTCCGGCGCGCTTGGCTGGAACGGCATGATCACCTTCGGCGCGCTCTACTTCCTGACGCCGAAACTGTGGAACAAGGAACGGCTCTACAGCCTCAGCCTCGTCTCGTGGCACTTCTGGCTCGCCACCATCGGCATCGTGCTCTACGCCTCGTCGATGTGGGTCTCGGGCATCATGGAAGGCCTGATGTGGCGTGAAGTGGATGCGAACGGCTTCCTCGTGAACGCCTTCGCCGACACCGTGGCCGCCAAGTTCCCGATGAACGTGGTCCGCGGTCTGGGTGGCGTGCTCTACCTGACCGGCGCGCTGATCATGTGCTACAACCTGTGGAAAACCGTGACGACCGCGCCTGCCCGGGCGCTGCGTCCCACGGCCGTTCCCGCTGAGTGA
- a CDS encoding FixH family protein produces MAELTGRKVLAITVGAFAVIIAVNVVMAVKAVSTFPGLEVANSYVASQTFDAERTAQQALGWRLEADYDPEAQELILRFADAEGRPAAVQTLDVLVGRTTESREDRRPDFVLRSGAFRAPVALGHGKWMLQIEATSAAGTPFRQRLDLFVQG; encoded by the coding sequence ATGGCCGAACTGACCGGGCGCAAGGTTCTGGCGATCACCGTGGGCGCCTTCGCAGTGATCATCGCCGTGAACGTCGTGATGGCGGTCAAGGCGGTCTCGACTTTCCCCGGTCTCGAGGTCGCGAACTCCTATGTCGCGAGCCAGACCTTCGATGCCGAGCGCACGGCGCAGCAGGCGCTCGGCTGGAGGCTGGAGGCGGATTATGACCCGGAAGCGCAGGAACTGATCCTGCGCTTTGCCGATGCCGAGGGGCGCCCGGCCGCGGTCCAGACGCTCGACGTGCTGGTGGGACGCACCACCGAATCGCGCGAGGATCGCCGGCCGGACTTCGTGCTGCGCTCCGGCGCCTTCCGGGCGCCGGTCGCCCTCGGGCATGGCAAGTGGATGCTGCAGATCGAGGCGACCTCCGCCGCCGGCACGCCGTTCCGCCAGCGCCTCGACCTTTTCGTGCAGGGCTGA
- the ccoP gene encoding cytochrome-c oxidase, cbb3-type subunit III produces the protein MSVKPTKPKSGEPPTTGHSWDGIQEYDNPMPRWWLWTFYACIIWAVGYSLLYPAWPLVKAATPGLLGASTRQDVEQEIQAFAEANAAIRQKLVETDLTAIAADPDLRQYATNAGAAVFRTNCQQCHGSGAAGVQGQGYPNLLDDDWLWGGDIESIHTTITHGIRNTTDAEARYSEMPRFGADELLDATQIGQVVEHVLALSGQDHDAALAAEGATVFADNCAACHGEDGAGSRDVGAPNLTDAIWLYGGDRDKLTETVTYARFGVMPNWNARLSEADIRAAAVYVHGLGGGE, from the coding sequence ATGAGTGTGAAACCGACGAAACCGAAGTCCGGCGAGCCGCCGACCACCGGCCATTCCTGGGATGGCATTCAAGAGTACGACAACCCGATGCCGCGCTGGTGGCTGTGGACCTTCTACGCCTGCATCATCTGGGCGGTGGGCTACTCGCTGCTCTATCCGGCCTGGCCGCTGGTGAAGGCGGCCACTCCGGGCCTGCTCGGGGCCTCGACCCGGCAGGACGTGGAGCAGGAGATCCAGGCCTTTGCCGAGGCGAACGCGGCCATCCGGCAGAAGCTGGTCGAGACCGACCTGACCGCCATCGCGGCCGATCCCGACCTGCGCCAGTATGCCACCAACGCCGGTGCCGCGGTGTTCCGCACCAACTGCCAGCAGTGCCACGGGTCGGGTGCTGCGGGCGTGCAGGGGCAGGGCTATCCCAACCTGCTCGACGACGATTGGCTGTGGGGCGGCGACATCGAGTCGATCCACACCACGATCACGCACGGCATCCGCAACACCACCGACGCCGAGGCGCGCTATTCCGAGATGCCGCGCTTCGGGGCGGACGAGCTGCTGGACGCCACGCAGATCGGCCAGGTGGTCGAGCATGTGCTGGCGCTGTCCGGGCAGGACCATGACGCGGCGCTCGCCGCCGAAGGCGCCACGGTCTTCGCCGACAACTGCGCCGCCTGCCACGGCGAGGACGGCGCGGGCAGCCGCGATGTGGGCGCCCCGAACCTGACCGACGCGATCTGGCTTTACGGCGGCGACCGCGACAAGCTGACCGAGACGGTGACCTATGCCCGGTTCGGCGTCATGCCGAACTGGAACGCCCGCCTCTCCGAAGCCGACATCCGCGCGGCGGCCGTCTATGTCCACGGCCTTGGCGGCGGCGAATAA
- the ccoG gene encoding cytochrome c oxidase accessory protein CcoG, with product MTSPDTETTSLYAKREPIFPKRVSGKFRALKWWIMGVTLGIYYLAPWIRWDRGPNLPDQAILVDIANRRFFFFMIEIWPHEFYFVAGLLIMAGLGLFLFTAAAGRVWCGYACPQTVWTDLYILVERWIEGDRNARIRLLRQEWNAEKIRKRLSKWTLWLLIGLATGGAWVFYFTDAPTLLVDLFTGNAHPVAYITVATLTATTFAFGGFAREQICIYACPWPRIQAAMMDEETITVAYREWRGEPRGKLKKGEPIDPAQGDCIDCMACVNVCPMGIDIRDGQQLACITCALCIDACDEVMDKIGKPPSLIGYLALTDERAEREGQKPRSAWRHVFRVRTLIYTALWSGIGVALVVALFLRSPIDINVTPLRNPTYVTLSDGSIRNTYDLRLRNKQGDDRKYQISLTSEADLSLSLEGAEGSVVTVPANETMTQRVYVIADKSSAAADAERTDLRLWVEDLTASERVHHDTIFNGRGN from the coding sequence GTGACCAGCCCCGATACCGAAACGACCAGCCTCTATGCCAAGCGGGAACCCATCTTCCCCAAGCGGGTGAGCGGCAAGTTCCGCGCCCTGAAGTGGTGGATCATGGGGGTGACGCTGGGCATCTACTACCTCGCGCCGTGGATCCGCTGGGACCGCGGGCCGAACCTGCCCGATCAGGCGATCCTCGTCGACATCGCGAACCGGCGCTTCTTCTTCTTCATGATCGAGATCTGGCCGCACGAATTCTACTTCGTGGCGGGCCTGCTGATCATGGCGGGGCTTGGCCTCTTCCTGTTCACGGCGGCCGCCGGGCGGGTCTGGTGCGGTTATGCCTGCCCGCAGACCGTGTGGACCGACCTCTACATCCTCGTGGAACGCTGGATCGAGGGTGACCGCAACGCCCGCATCCGCCTGCTGCGGCAGGAGTGGAACGCCGAGAAGATCCGCAAGCGGCTGTCCAAATGGACGCTGTGGCTGCTGATCGGCCTCGCGACCGGCGGGGCCTGGGTGTTCTACTTCACCGACGCGCCGACGCTGCTGGTCGATCTCTTCACCGGCAACGCCCACCCCGTGGCCTACATCACCGTGGCGACGCTGACGGCCACGACCTTCGCCTTCGGCGGCTTCGCGCGCGAGCAGATCTGCATCTACGCCTGCCCCTGGCCGCGCATCCAGGCCGCGATGATGGACGAGGAGACCATCACCGTCGCCTACCGCGAATGGCGGGGCGAGCCGCGCGGCAAGCTGAAGAAGGGCGAGCCGATCGACCCCGCGCAGGGTGACTGCATCGACTGCATGGCCTGCGTGAACGTCTGCCCGATGGGCATCGACATCCGCGACGGCCAGCAACTCGCCTGCATCACCTGCGCGCTCTGCATCGACGCCTGCGACGAGGTGATGGACAAGATCGGCAAGCCGCCGAGCCTCATCGGCTACCTCGCCCTGACGGACGAGCGGGCCGAGCGCGAGGGGCAGAAACCGCGCTCCGCCTGGCGCCATGTGTTCCGCGTGCGGACGCTGATCTACACCGCGCTCTGGTCGGGGATCGGCGTGGCGCTGGTGGTCGCGCTCTTCCTGCGCTCGCCCATCGACATCAACGTGACGCCGCTGCGCAACCCGACCTATGTCACGCTCTCGGACGGTTCGATCCGCAACACCTATGACCTGCGCCTGCGCAACAAGCAGGGCGACGACCGCAAGTATCAGATCTCGCTGACCAGCGAGGCCGACCTGTCGCTTTCGCTGGAGGGGGCAGAGGGGTCCGTGGTAACCGTTCCTGCCAACGAGACCATGACGCAGCGCGTATATGTCATCGCGGACAAGTCCAGCGCCGCGGCAGACGCCGAGCGGACAGATCTCCGGCTCTGGGTCGAGGACCTGACGGCAAGCGAGCGCGTGCACCACGACACGATCTTCAACGGAAGGGGCAACTGA
- the ccoO gene encoding cytochrome-c oxidase, cbb3-type subunit II: protein MGILAKHKILETNATLLLIFSFLVVTIGGLVQIVPLFYLENTIEKVEGVRPYTPLELAGRDVYIREGCYVCHSQMVRPMRDEVERYGHYSLAAESMYDHPFQWGSKRTGPDLARVGERYSDEWHVDHLTNPQSVVPESIMPKYGFLSHREIDGRYIQDVMTVHRTVGTPYTDDMMEAAVADFKVQADPNGDSEGLLERYGKAAVRNFDGQPQLTEMDALVAYLQVLGTMVDFSTFTPDASR from the coding sequence ATGGGTATCCTCGCAAAACACAAGATCCTCGAAACCAACGCCACGCTGCTGCTGATCTTCAGCTTCCTCGTGGTCACCATCGGCGGCCTGGTGCAGATCGTGCCGCTGTTCTACCTCGAGAACACGATCGAGAAGGTGGAAGGGGTTCGCCCCTACACCCCGCTCGAACTCGCGGGGCGCGACGTCTACATCCGCGAGGGCTGCTACGTCTGCCACAGCCAGATGGTCCGCCCGATGCGCGACGAGGTGGAGCGCTACGGCCACTACAGCCTGGCGGCCGAGTCGATGTACGATCACCCCTTCCAGTGGGGCTCCAAGCGCACCGGCCCGGACCTCGCCCGGGTGGGTGAGCGCTACTCGGACGAGTGGCACGTCGACCACCTGACCAACCCGCAGTCGGTGGTGCCGGAATCCATCATGCCGAAATACGGCTTCCTCTCGCATCGCGAGATCGACGGCCGCTACATCCAGGACGTGATGACCGTCCACCGGACGGTCGGCACGCCCTACACGGACGATATGATGGAAGCCGCGGTGGCCGACTTCAAGGTGCAGGCGGATCCGAACGGGGACAGCGAAGGGCTGCTCGAGCGCTATGGCAAGGCCGCGGTGCGCAACTTCGACGGCCAGCCGCAGCTGACCGAGATGGACGCGCTGGTCGCCTACCTGCAGGTGCTGGGCACGATGGTCGACTTCTCGACCTTCACCCCCGACGCGAGCCGGTAG